A region of Paenimyroides aestuarii DNA encodes the following proteins:
- a CDS encoding TlpA disulfide reductase family protein has translation MKILEKVGILLPTFFVNMRKLFYFILLLIPCMLNAQHIIQGKIKNNKKTFKVYLKTFANNDYIKADSATVTNNYFEFKIPNDNRLVYLESTDLDSLVLKLYNTNGTTKIIYDLSNQSYKIKGTAINEGLAKYEKFIAPLVAELKNLSKQKPFIKNTSNFTIEERTAYNQHFWLTQIVKNRIELMQFDFINDNKDNAFSKILIAQKLNGVFKEIDYTYWERFYSNLNENERKTEKAIKLALFLREYESVKIGAKVAPFSLNDTNNTLQSLYENLGEKYTLIDFWSSWCMPCREENPNLVKIYKQYHTLGLNIIGISLDTQKDKWIQAIEKDQLTWLQLSNLRGWNEPLLKNFKVTAIPKTILLNKKGEIIAKDLRGLELEKKLETLFEK, from the coding sequence GTGAAAATATTAGAAAAAGTCGGTATATTGTTACCGACTTTTTTTGTTAATATGCGTAAACTATTCTACTTTATACTATTACTTATACCTTGCATGCTAAATGCCCAGCATATCATTCAGGGGAAAATAAAAAACAACAAAAAAACATTTAAGGTTTACCTAAAAACATTTGCTAACAATGATTACATAAAAGCCGATAGCGCCACAGTAACAAACAATTATTTTGAGTTTAAAATTCCTAATGACAATAGATTAGTTTATTTAGAAAGTACAGATTTAGACTCATTAGTACTTAAACTTTATAATACAAACGGTACTACAAAAATAATTTACGACCTATCTAATCAAAGTTACAAGATAAAAGGAACAGCTATCAATGAAGGGTTGGCAAAATACGAAAAATTTATAGCGCCTCTCGTAGCAGAGCTTAAAAACTTATCAAAACAAAAACCGTTTATTAAAAACACTTCTAATTTTACAATTGAAGAACGAACTGCGTATAATCAGCACTTTTGGTTAACACAAATAGTAAAAAACCGCATTGAATTAATGCAGTTTGATTTTATTAATGATAATAAAGATAATGCTTTCTCAAAAATTTTAATTGCCCAAAAGTTAAACGGGGTATTTAAAGAGATAGATTATACTTATTGGGAACGGTTTTATAGTAATTTAAATGAAAACGAACGTAAAACTGAAAAAGCTATTAAATTAGCTTTGTTTTTAAGAGAATATGAATCTGTTAAAATAGGTGCGAAAGTTGCCCCTTTTTCGTTGAATGATACAAATAATACACTACAAAGTTTGTATGAAAATTTAGGAGAAAAATATACACTTATAGATTTTTGGTCATCATGGTGCATGCCTTGTCGAGAAGAAAATCCAAATTTGGTAAAGATTTACAAGCAATATCATACACTGGGGTTAAATATTATAGGTATTTCGTTGGATACACAAAAAGATAAATGGATTCAAGCCATAGAAAAAGACCAATTAACTTGGTTACAGTTATCAAACTTACGTGGCTGGAATGAACCTCTCCTAAAAAATTTTAAGGTAACTGCTATTCCTAAAACAATCCTGCTTAATAAGAAAGGGGAAATAATAGCTAAAGATCTACGAGGCTTGGAATTAGAAAAAAAATTAGAAACTTTGTTTGAGAAATAA
- the rfbB gene encoding dTDP-glucose 4,6-dehydratase, which produces MKHTLIITGGAGFIGSHVVRELVTKYPDYTIVNVDALTYAGNLENLKDIDHLPNYHFEKVDICDAQAVNRVFEKYQPTGVIHLAAESHVDRSIADPLAFVMTNVIGTVNLLNAAREVWKGNYEGKRFHHVSTDEVFGALGSEGFFTEDTKYDPHSPYSASKASSDHFVRAYHDTYGMPIIMTNCSNNYGPNHFPEKLIPLCIHNIINNKPLPIYGDGKYTRDWLFVIDHAKAIDLVFHEGKNGASYNVGGFNEWTNIDLVKELCKQMDAKLGREPGTSEQLITFVKDRPGHDLRYAIDANKINKELGWYPSVTFEQGLAKTIDWFMDNQDWLNNVTSGDYQKYYNKQYQG; this is translated from the coding sequence ATGAAACATACCCTTATCATTACAGGTGGTGCCGGATTCATCGGTTCGCACGTGGTTCGTGAGTTGGTGACCAAATACCCCGATTATACCATCGTAAATGTAGATGCACTGACCTATGCCGGTAATTTAGAAAATTTAAAAGATATCGATCACTTGCCAAATTATCATTTTGAAAAAGTTGATATTTGTGATGCACAGGCAGTTAATCGTGTTTTTGAAAAATACCAACCAACCGGCGTTATTCACTTGGCGGCCGAGTCGCATGTAGATCGCTCCATTGCTGATCCATTGGCTTTTGTGATGACCAACGTAATTGGTACGGTGAATCTATTAAATGCCGCGCGCGAAGTTTGGAAAGGCAATTATGAGGGTAAACGTTTTCATCATGTGTCAACCGATGAGGTTTTTGGTGCGTTGGGCAGCGAAGGTTTCTTTACCGAAGATACTAAATACGATCCACATTCACCTTACTCCGCTTCCAAAGCATCTTCTGACCATTTTGTGCGTGCATATCATGATACATACGGCATGCCGATCATTATGACCAATTGTTCCAACAATTATGGGCCGAATCATTTTCCAGAAAAATTAATTCCGTTGTGTATTCATAATATCATCAATAACAAGCCGTTGCCGATTTATGGCGATGGAAAATATACCCGTGATTGGTTGTTTGTGATTGATCATGCCAAAGCGATTGATTTGGTTTTCCACGAAGGAAAAAACGGTGCTAGTTACAATGTTGGTGGATTTAATGAATGGACAAATATTGATTTAGTAAAAGAATTGTGCAAGCAAATGGATGCCAAATTAGGGAGGGAACCAGGCACTAGTGAGCAGTTAATTACTTTTGTGAAAGACCGTCCGGGGCACGATTTGCGTTATGCCATCGATGCCAATAAAATCAATAAGGAATTGGGGTGGTATCCAAGCGTAACCTTTGAACAAGGGTTGGCAAAAACAATTGATTGGTTTATGGACAATCAAGATTGGCTGAACAACGTCACATCGGGAGATTATCAGAAATATTATAACAAACAATATCAAGGCTAG
- the rfbD gene encoding dTDP-4-dehydrorhamnose reductase: MKILITGRQGQLGSELHDLKESYPQHQMVFVDREEMDLSNPEQILEVLNTEKPEIIVSAGAYTAVDKAESDQELCNAVNHIAVQTIGEWAAAHQAKVIHISTDYVFDGNSETPLKETDTPDPINVYGQTKLQGEQALQASGANNVIIRTAWVYSVYGANFVKTMLRLMNEREEIGVVADQVGTPTYARDLAQAIMTIVEAPVFVQGVYHYSNEGKISWHEFATAIKEIKGLHTKINAIGSDAFPTPAKRPHFSLLDKSKIKEVYQVAVPHWKTSLEEMLLKMR, encoded by the coding sequence ATGAAAATATTAATCACCGGTCGTCAAGGTCAACTAGGATCTGAATTGCACGATTTAAAAGAATCATATCCTCAACACCAAATGGTTTTTGTAGATCGTGAGGAAATGGATTTAAGTAACCCGGAGCAGATTCTCGAAGTTTTAAATACCGAAAAACCAGAGATTATTGTAAGTGCAGGCGCATATACTGCTGTTGACAAAGCCGAAAGTGATCAAGAACTGTGCAATGCCGTAAACCATATTGCTGTGCAAACAATAGGAGAGTGGGCAGCAGCACACCAAGCAAAAGTCATTCATATATCCACCGATTATGTGTTTGATGGCAACAGTGAAACGCCGTTAAAGGAAACCGATACACCAGACCCCATTAATGTGTACGGACAAACAAAGCTGCAAGGCGAACAAGCTTTACAAGCTTCAGGAGCCAACAATGTCATCATTCGTACCGCTTGGGTATATTCTGTGTATGGCGCTAATTTTGTAAAAACCATGTTGCGTTTAATGAACGAACGGGAAGAAATCGGTGTAGTTGCAGACCAAGTGGGCACGCCGACCTATGCCCGCGATTTGGCACAAGCCATCATGACGATTGTTGAAGCACCTGTGTTTGTTCAAGGAGTTTATCATTACAGTAACGAAGGAAAAATAAGTTGGCATGAATTTGCCACGGCGATAAAAGAAATAAAAGGATTGCATACCAAAATAAATGCCATTGGCAGTGATGCTTTTCCAACACCTGCAAAGCGCCCTCATTTTTCATTGCTTGATAAATCAAAGATTAAAGAAGTGTACCAAGTTGCCGTTCCGCATTGGAAAACAAGCTTGGAAGAAATGCTTTTAAAGATGCGTTAA
- the rfbC gene encoding dTDP-4-dehydrorhamnose 3,5-epimerase: MKATETHLKGCFIIEPRKFEDERGYFFESFNEKTFNDLTGTNTHFVQDNQSYSKRGVIRGLHAQAGSHAQAKLVRVLKGEVIDVAVDARPDSDTFGQHVAVHLSAENNKQLFVPRGFLHGFSVLSEEAIFFYKCDNFYNKESEQGVLYNSPELLIDWGIEAEAEIVSEKDIILPTFNQLFNV; encoded by the coding sequence TTGAAAGCAACAGAGACCCATTTAAAAGGCTGTTTTATTATAGAACCACGCAAGTTTGAAGACGAACGCGGGTACTTTTTTGAAAGCTTTAACGAAAAAACATTTAACGATTTAACAGGAACAAACACCCATTTTGTGCAAGACAATCAAAGTTATTCCAAAAGAGGAGTGATACGCGGATTGCATGCCCAAGCGGGAAGTCATGCCCAAGCAAAATTGGTACGCGTTTTAAAAGGCGAAGTAATTGATGTAGCTGTTGATGCTCGTCCAGACTCAGACACTTTTGGTCAGCATGTAGCTGTGCATTTATCAGCAGAAAATAACAAACAGTTATTTGTTCCCCGTGGTTTTTTACATGGTTTTTCGGTATTGAGCGAAGAAGCAATCTTTTTTTATAAATGCGATAATTTTTATAACAAAGAATCAGAACAAGGCGTTTTATACAATTCACCTGAATTACTTATTGATTGGGGAATAGAGGCAGAAGCAGAGATCGTATCAGAAAAAGACATCATCTTACCAACTTTTAATCAATTGTTTAACGTCTAA
- a CDS encoding DUF423 domain-containing protein — MTNIFITTGAVFGALGIIFGAFGAHALKKIFNNEQLKNFETGVKYQMYHAILLIIVGFNLNYITKLQTLLYYSLTLGIVLFSFSIYALCISSAWNKKVKILGPITPIGGLMLLTAWVLLILNSIN, encoded by the coding sequence ATGACCAATATATTTATAACAACCGGTGCTGTTTTTGGCGCTTTAGGAATTATTTTCGGAGCCTTTGGTGCACATGCTTTAAAAAAGATTTTTAACAATGAGCAACTAAAAAACTTTGAAACAGGTGTGAAATATCAAATGTATCATGCCATTTTGTTAATAATTGTAGGTTTCAACCTTAATTATATCACAAAATTGCAAACCTTGTTATACTATTCATTAACTTTAGGAATTGTTTTATTTAGTTTTAGTATCTATGCACTTTGCATAAGCAGTGCATGGAATAAAAAAGTTAAAATACTTGGACCCATTACGCCAATTGGAGGTTTAATGCTACTAACAGCTTGGGTTTTGCTAATTTTAAACTCTATAAATTAA
- a CDS encoding TlpA disulfide reductase family protein, protein MKKLFALAFTAAALVSCNKDGYTIKGEVKGLEDGTKVYINKQDENGFTKIDSTEIKGGVFEYKSEKTPETDLYFIELGNPQQFTIPFIVESGDIKFTFDKAKPEDARVKGTKNNDLLASYNEEAYKIQTEIMDFQKQNQAKFMEAQQKGDQATMQSLMDQMTKIQDKYVDQNKKFITTNKDSYISLLLLSQLAMSDALKSEEISKYFNDLDASVKETKKGKEFAENLKKMETNQKEMQAKQQKVAVGQKAPDFSATTPDGKTESLMANLGKATIIDFWASWCGPCRKENPNVVALYNKYKDKGLKIIGVSLDKEKEAWMKAIADDKLAWMHVSNLKFWEDPIAKEYAVESIPATFILDANGTIVAKDLRGAELEAKIAEILK, encoded by the coding sequence ATGAAAAAATTATTTGCACTTGCTTTTACTGCAGCAGCTTTAGTTTCTTGTAATAAAGACGGATACACGATTAAAGGTGAAGTAAAAGGTTTGGAAGACGGAACAAAAGTTTATATTAATAAACAAGACGAAAACGGATTTACAAAGATTGATTCAACCGAAATTAAAGGTGGTGTTTTTGAATATAAAAGCGAAAAAACACCTGAAACCGATTTATATTTTATTGAGTTAGGAAATCCACAGCAGTTTACAATACCTTTTATTGTTGAAAGCGGAGACATTAAATTTACTTTTGATAAAGCAAAACCAGAAGATGCAAGAGTAAAAGGTACTAAAAACAACGATTTACTTGCATCATACAACGAAGAAGCATACAAAATTCAGACTGAAATAATGGATTTTCAAAAGCAAAACCAAGCTAAATTCATGGAAGCACAGCAAAAAGGCGATCAAGCAACTATGCAGTCTTTAATGGATCAAATGACAAAAATTCAAGACAAATATGTAGATCAAAACAAAAAATTCATCACTACCAATAAAGATTCTTATATTTCCTTATTGTTGTTGTCGCAATTGGCAATGTCTGATGCTTTAAAGTCAGAAGAAATCAGTAAATATTTCAACGATTTAGACGCATCGGTTAAAGAAACGAAAAAAGGAAAAGAGTTTGCCGAAAACTTGAAAAAGATGGAAACAAACCAAAAAGAAATGCAGGCAAAACAGCAAAAAGTAGCAGTTGGGCAAAAAGCACCAGACTTTTCTGCAACAACACCTGATGGTAAAACAGAATCGTTAATGGCCAATTTAGGTAAGGCAACAATCATTGATTTTTGGGCTTCATGGTGTGGACCTTGTCGTAAAGAAAATCCAAACGTGGTAGCACTTTACAACAAATATAAAGACAAAGGTTTAAAAATAATTGGTGTTTCATTAGACAAAGAAAAAGAAGCATGGATGAAAGCAATTGCCGATGATAAATTAGCTTGGATGCATGTATCAAACTTAAAATTTTGGGAAGATCCAATTGCGAAAGAATATGCTGTTGAATCAATTCCTGCAACATTTATCTTAGATGCCAACGGAACAATCGTAGCAAAAGATTTGCGAGGAGCTGAATTGGAAGCAAAAATCGCAGAAATTTTAAAATAA
- a CDS encoding transglutaminase domain-containing protein — MKIANIKLLRTLNKLSLPKPWDTIIILLLTILTLIPVFIILHQNLIDPEWPIHLDRILLFVVITAVVTYVLHYIKRFLFFAIITYLLVLLFGTLSTGYGFKSVFEDYRSMIYAMSDNPNPQDIIVSKLLPFPNKSKIIKAIEYDNPKVRNFAVGATAKHFRNIKGYKEYRQIIQCFAIFKEIQDKWNYVNDPKNREYIATASESLQHFSGDCDDHSILMAASIRAIGGTPRLIHTKEHMYPEMLIGTKADLENIVYLIKEVLFVKESKGKTIHYHIDERGQVWLNLDYTAKYPGGPFMSEEILGELTLN; from the coding sequence ATGAAAATAGCCAACATCAAATTATTGCGTACTCTAAATAAGCTTAGCCTACCTAAGCCTTGGGATACTATTATAATTTTATTGTTGACTATTTTAACTTTAATACCGGTTTTCATTATTCTGCATCAAAATTTAATCGATCCAGAATGGCCCATACACTTAGACCGCATTTTATTATTCGTAGTAATTACAGCAGTTGTAACGTATGTTTTGCATTACATTAAACGCTTTTTGTTCTTTGCGATAATTACCTATTTACTAGTACTTTTATTTGGCACTTTATCAACAGGTTACGGTTTTAAGTCGGTTTTCGAAGATTACCGTTCCATGATTTATGCCATGAGCGACAACCCCAATCCACAAGACATTATTGTATCAAAACTGTTGCCCTTTCCCAACAAATCAAAAATTATTAAGGCAATAGAATACGATAATCCCAAAGTGCGCAACTTTGCAGTGGGTGCAACTGCTAAACATTTTAGAAATATCAAAGGATACAAAGAATACCGACAAATTATTCAATGTTTTGCCATTTTTAAAGAAATTCAAGACAAATGGAACTATGTAAACGATCCCAAAAATCGGGAATATATTGCCACTGCTTCTGAATCATTACAGCATTTTTCGGGCGATTGCGACGATCACTCTATTTTAATGGCGGCATCTATCCGGGCAATTGGAGGAACTCCGCGATTAATCCACACAAAAGAACACATGTATCCTGAAATGTTAATTGGAACAAAAGCCGATTTAGAAAACATTGTGTATTTAATTAAAGAAGTTCTGTTTGTAAAAGAATCAAAAGGAAAAACGATACATTACCATATAGATGAACGCGGGCAAGTGTGGCTAAATTTAGATTATACCGCAAAATATCCGGGCGGACCTTTTATGAGTGAAGAAATTTTAGGAGAATTAACCTTGAACTAA
- the galE gene encoding UDP-glucose 4-epimerase GalE, whose product MKNILVTGGLGYIGSHTVVALQQAGFQVYIIDDLSNSHLNVWEKITSITNIQPVFYNIDLKDANAVNVFFQSHEIDGVIHFAAYKAVGESVEKPLLYYRNNLLGLMNVLQAMDDYAADHFIFSSSCTVYGQADEMPIHEQTPLKKPESPYGNTKKMGEEIIEDFVKATQKNAIALRYFNPVGAHASGVIGELPSGIPNNLVPYVTQTAMGIRECLGIFGNDYDTRDGTAIRDYIDVNDLADAHVKAMQRLLDKKNQAHLEFFNLGSGTGSTVLEIVHAFEQANGIKIPYEMKPRRAGDIVQAFADYSLAKNQLNWQPTTSLQTSMQTSWKFQQQTEK is encoded by the coding sequence ATGAAAAATATATTGGTAACAGGCGGCTTAGGCTATATTGGTTCCCACACCGTAGTGGCTTTGCAGCAAGCCGGTTTTCAAGTGTATATTATAGACGATTTATCAAATTCCCATCTAAACGTTTGGGAAAAAATCACATCCATTACCAACATACAGCCGGTTTTTTATAATATCGATTTGAAAGATGCAAATGCGGTGAATGTTTTTTTTCAATCACATGAGATTGATGGTGTCATTCATTTTGCAGCATACAAAGCAGTTGGCGAATCAGTAGAAAAACCTTTGCTTTATTACCGCAATAATTTGTTGGGATTGATGAATGTTTTGCAAGCAATGGACGATTATGCGGCAGATCATTTTATTTTTTCCTCATCGTGTACCGTGTACGGACAAGCAGACGAAATGCCGATACATGAACAAACACCACTGAAAAAACCAGAGTCGCCTTATGGAAACACCAAAAAAATGGGCGAGGAGATTATTGAAGATTTTGTGAAAGCTACACAAAAAAACGCCATAGCCTTGCGGTATTTTAATCCTGTTGGTGCTCATGCATCTGGAGTGATTGGTGAATTGCCAAGCGGCATACCTAATAATTTGGTTCCATATGTTACGCAAACAGCTATGGGAATAAGGGAGTGTTTGGGAATTTTTGGCAACGATTACGACACGCGCGACGGCACAGCTATTCGCGATTATATCGATGTAAACGATTTAGCCGATGCCCACGTTAAAGCCATGCAACGTTTGTTGGATAAGAAAAACCAAGCTCATTTAGAATTTTTTAATTTGGGTTCAGGTACCGGCTCAACAGTTCTAGAAATTGTACATGCTTTTGAACAAGCAAACGGAATCAAAATACCCTATGAAATGAAACCCCGCAGAGCAGGTGATATTGTGCAAGCATTTGCCGATTATTCGTTAGCAAAAAACCAACTTAATTGGCAGCCCACAACCAGTTTGCAAACCTCTATGCAAACCTCTTGGAAATTTCAGCAACAAACAGAAAAGTAA